The Halorussus rarus genome includes the window ACGCCCAGCAGAGCGAGTAACACCTTCGAGCCGACTTTTTGTACCGGAGCAAGCTGGGACGGACGAGTCCCGTTTCTCGATTTCTTCCCATCGGGCCGGCGTCCGGGTAGCGCAGACAGTAGCTTCAACTGGGCCGCCGGCAACCAACGCACATGGAACACGCTACCGAGCGCGTCGTCCTCGCACGCCTCCCGTCGGGCGTCGATATCGCGACGACGGTCCACACCTACGACGGCGCGGCCGACGGCCCGACCGTCTACGTCCAGGCAGCCCAGCACGGCCGGGAGATAAACGGGACCGAGACGCTCCGGCGCGTCCACGACCGGCTGCTCGACGCCGACCTGGCCGGCCGGGTGATCGCGGTCCCGGTGGCCGACCCGCTGACGTTCGACCGGGTGTCGTACACCACGCCCGAGCAGTTGGACAGCGTCAACCCCAACATGAACCGGGTCTGGCCCGGCGACCCCGACGGCACCCTCCACGAGCGCATGGCCGCGACCCTCTGGGAGTACGTCGAAGACGCCGACGCGGTGCTGGACCTCCACACCGGGAGCGCCGACATGCTGACCCACGTCGTGTTCATGGAGGGCGACGAGGAGTCGCGGGCGCTGGCCGAGGCGTTCGGCACCGACCTCCTGCTCTCGGAGGCGGCCGGCGAGGACGCCGACGCCGAGTGGGCCGAGCGCGACTTCGGCGGGAAGCTCCGGGTCGCGGCCGCGCGGCGGGGCGTCCCCACCGTCACGCCCGAACTGGCGCACAACAAGCGACTCGCCGAGGGCGCCGTCGAGGCGGGCGTGACGGGCACCCTGAACGCGCTCAGGCACCTCGGCCTGCTCGACGGCGAACCGGAACCGAACGGCGTCCGGTCGAGCGGCGACCCGACGCTGGCGCGAAACCACCTGGGTCGGGTCTCGGCGGTCGACTCGGGGCTGTTCCGGGCCGACCCCGACCGCGAGGTGGGCGAGCGCGTCGCGGCCGGCGAGCGCGTCGGCACGCTCTACGACCCGGCGACCTACGAGGTGCGCCAGGCCGTCGAGACCGACCGGGCGGGCGTGCTCTACTCGCTGACCCGGGAGGCGACCGTGACCGCGGGCCAGAAGCTGCTGAGCGTCGCGCTCGTGCGCGAGGAGTGAGGCGACGGGGAGGAGGTAAGAGAACTGCGCGAGAGAACGACGCGAGCGGCGGAGAGAAATCGAGGAGCGAAGAGCGGCGTCGGGAGAGTCCGTGAGTTCGGCCGGAGACGCCGAGCGAGAACCGACTATCGCCGGGCCGTGACGTACAGCACGGGCGCGACGACCAGCAGGGCGATGCCGAGGAACTTGTAGTGCAGCGGCGCCATGCTCGACGGCGTGAGGACGAACAACAAGCCGAACGCGATGCCGTTCAGCGACAGCACCTTCCGGGAGCCGAGCGGAATGACCGCCAGCACCGACAGGACGAACAGCAGCAGTAGCGCCTGCCCCACGTTGTACTTGAGCAGGAAGTCGTCGATGAGCGGTAGTGGCACGAACCCTTGCATCCTTACTCGAAACTCGCCCCGAAATACCCTTTAAAGTTCCGCTATGCCGCCGCCGGCGACGGCTCGGCGGACTATCGCAGAAGTGCGGGCACCGTGGGAAGCGAGTCTCGACGTCGGAGAGTCGGGGTGGCGCCGCCCGTCGCCGGACGAACGCGGCGGCGACCGCCGAGGGACGGCGAGCCAACGATTAGCCGGGCGTCTCGCCGAGGTCGAGGGGGCGGACCCAGACGTACCAGACGATCAGCACCGCGGTGAGGTAGCCGGTGACCCAGATTGCCGTCCCGAGGGCCGCGTAGCCGGCCGCCGTCAGCGCGTACTTGAGCAGCCCCGGCACGATGACGCCGAGCGCGAGCGCCAGCCCGAGGCGGACCTTCTCGCCGACGCCCATCAGCGACCACCGGTGTTGCGTCGCGTCATGCCCGGCGGTAGGAACTCCCGACAGGTCAACTACTCGGTTCGACTCGACGGTCGGTCTCGACGCGGAGGACCGAAAAGCGGGGGACGGGCGAGGCGACGCGGCAACCACGTCGACTGACTGGTTGTGGCGTGCGTGGCGAGATGACAGGTGCCTATCCGCGGTGCGGCGCGACGGGCGTCGCACGCCACGTTTCGGTCGTCCCACCAGAAGGCTAAAAGGCTCGCTAATTGCACACAATAGTGCTCCGTACCGATACACGTCGCTCCCGATTTCGAGGTGCGGTCCCGCCCACGGCGACCCTCGTCTGGTACCGACCTCCAGGGGCGGTGGCGTCCGCCGACCGGGCGACCACAGTTTCTTGGTGACCCCCTGCGAACGCCGACCATGCGACGTCTCGCGACCGCGACGCTGCTCGCGCTGGCGCTCGCGGCGGCGCTGGTCGGGCCGGGCGCGAGCGTGACGGCCGACGGGTCGTCGAGTCCGACGCTGGTCGAGGTCGGCGACGCCCGGCTCTGGCCGTACGTCGGCCCCGACCCGTCGTTCGAACGACGGGCGAGCGCCATCAACGTCGTCGTCCGCGACGACCCCGTCCGGGTCCGTCGATACCTCGCCGGGCGGGGCGAGTGGAACCGGAGCGACGACGAGCGGGTCGCCGACGTGCAGAACGAGTCCGGCCTGGTGGCCGACCAGCGCGTCCCGTGGCGCGACGCCCCGGGCGCGCACCGCTACGTCTACGTCGCGGACCGGGGCTGGACGACCGAGCGCTACCAGCTCCACCGGGGCACCTACTTCGGCGCCCGCGACCACCTCCGGGCGTACGGCCCCCGCAGCGGTGACTGGACCGCGATCCAGGCCCACGCCGAGCACTGGGACTGGTTCACCATCACCCACACGGTCGGCAGCGTCGAGGACGCCCAGCGACGGGTCGAGGCCCCGTTCCTCGGCGACTCGGCGTTCGATGTCCGGCGGGTGTACTACGCCAACGGCGACACCTACGACGCCGACGGCTGGACCACGGTGGTCGCGCTGGCGCTGGCGCCCCTGCTTGCCCGGCGACGACTCCTGAGTGCGGTCGGCCGTCTCCGGTCG containing:
- a CDS encoding succinylglutamate desuccinylase/aspartoacylase family protein; amino-acid sequence: MEHATERVVLARLPSGVDIATTVHTYDGAADGPTVYVQAAQHGREINGTETLRRVHDRLLDADLAGRVIAVPVADPLTFDRVSYTTPEQLDSVNPNMNRVWPGDPDGTLHERMAATLWEYVEDADAVLDLHTGSADMLTHVVFMEGDEESRALAEAFGTDLLLSEAAGEDADAEWAERDFGGKLRVAAARRGVPTVTPELAHNKRLAEGAVEAGVTGTLNALRHLGLLDGEPEPNGVRSSGDPTLARNHLGRVSAVDSGLFRADPDREVGERVAAGERVGTLYDPATYEVRQAVETDRAGVLYSLTREATVTAGQKLLSVALVREE